A genomic segment from Halomonas sp. TA22 encodes:
- a CDS encoding TRAP transporter substrate-binding protein, translating to MTKIKTLKLAALAAAVMLLSSSVLATERLRVAGNFPTDHSVSRAMEVFKEQVESESNGDISVELFPAMQLGGATENVDQVRSGSIFAVFTSIAYFTRSVPEYEAVSLPFLFDSRDQAFAVMDGPVGEHLDEKMAELGFVNLGYGELGFRHVTNNLRPITSVEDFEGMRIRLQPNEVHLQTFRALGANPVSMDVSELYSALQQGVLDGQENPYNIIASRRFNEVQEYLSDSGHFYDFINAVANKRSYERLSEEHRDIVDEAMVAAMEWQREAAAEEEESWREQLIDAGMEFTPISSELRAELREATMEVAESLADRIDPAFIELVIQEAEAAQ from the coding sequence ATGACCAAGATAAAAACCCTGAAACTGGCCGCGCTGGCGGCGGCAGTTATGCTGCTTTCATCCTCGGTACTGGCGACAGAACGGCTTAGGGTCGCCGGTAACTTCCCGACCGACCACTCTGTGTCGCGGGCCATGGAAGTGTTCAAGGAGCAGGTTGAGAGTGAGTCCAATGGCGACATCTCTGTCGAGCTGTTCCCGGCGATGCAACTGGGCGGCGCTACTGAGAATGTCGACCAGGTACGTTCGGGCAGTATCTTTGCGGTATTTACCTCGATTGCCTACTTTACTCGATCGGTGCCTGAGTATGAGGCGGTCAGCCTGCCATTTTTGTTCGATAGCCGCGATCAGGCCTTTGCAGTAATGGATGGGCCCGTTGGCGAGCATCTTGATGAAAAGATGGCTGAGCTGGGATTTGTCAACCTTGGCTATGGCGAACTGGGTTTCCGTCATGTCACCAACAATCTCCGCCCGATTACCTCTGTCGAGGACTTTGAGGGGATGCGCATCCGCCTGCAACCTAATGAAGTTCACCTGCAAACCTTCCGCGCATTGGGTGCGAATCCGGTGTCGATGGACGTTTCTGAGCTTTACTCGGCCCTCCAGCAGGGAGTGCTTGATGGTCAGGAAAACCCTTACAACATTATCGCAAGCCGTCGCTTCAATGAGGTCCAGGAGTACCTATCCGACAGCGGCCACTTCTATGACTTCATCAATGCTGTTGCCAATAAGCGTAGCTACGAGCGGCTCTCGGAAGAGCATCGTGACATCGTCGATGAGGCGATGGTGGCGGCCATGGAGTGGCAGCGTGAGGCAGCGGCAGAAGAGGAAGAGTCCTGGCGCGAGCAACTGATCGATGCGGGCATGGAGTTCACCCCTATTTCCTCGGAGCTGCGCGCCGAATTGCGTGAAGCGACAATGGAAGTCGCGGAGAGCCTCGCGGACCGGATTGACCCAGCATTCATCGAGCTGGTGATCCAGGAAGCCGAAGCGGCACAGTGA
- a CDS encoding GntR family transcriptional regulator has protein sequence MDASPNKPAIEQIADRITDAVMEHRLPPGIKLVEEKLASVFGVSRTKIRQALTLLAQEGLVTLHPNRGAFVTRPTANEARDLFATRRLVEPEIVRCVIARASELDMARLREHLQQEAEARAEGDRRRIIRLSGRFHILLAELAGNSFIHKLMTELCPLTCLIIALYDAPQTPACPEDEHSRIVDAIDAQDEATAIHLMLHHLDHIERELKLDATPSRDIHWESLYG, from the coding sequence ATGGATGCTTCGCCCAACAAACCCGCTATCGAGCAGATTGCCGACCGCATCACCGATGCCGTGATGGAGCACCGGCTTCCCCCGGGGATTAAATTGGTTGAGGAGAAGTTGGCCAGCGTCTTTGGGGTTAGTCGAACCAAGATCCGCCAGGCGCTTACACTGCTTGCCCAGGAGGGGCTGGTTACGCTCCACCCCAACCGCGGCGCCTTTGTTACCCGCCCCACTGCCAACGAGGCCCGCGATTTATTCGCCACCCGCCGCTTAGTGGAACCGGAGATTGTCCGTTGCGTGATCGCCCGCGCCAGCGAACTAGACATGGCCCGACTTCGCGAGCATCTTCAACAAGAGGCAGAGGCCCGAGCGGAGGGTGACCGACGGCGCATCATTCGTCTCTCAGGACGCTTTCATATTCTGCTCGCCGAACTGGCCGGCAACAGTTTCATTCATAAGCTGATGACCGAACTATGCCCCCTCACCTGCCTAATCATCGCCCTTTACGACGCGCCGCAGACACCGGCTTGTCCGGAAGACGAGCACAGCCGGATCGTTGATGCCATAGACGCCCAGGATGAGGCTACCGCCATCCATCTGATGCTGCATCACTTGGATCATATCGAACGCGAACTGAAACTTGACGCTACTCCTAGCCGTGATATCCATTGGGAATCGCTGTACGGTTGA